The Medicago truncatula cultivar Jemalong A17 chromosome 4, MtrunA17r5.0-ANR, whole genome shotgun sequence genome includes a region encoding these proteins:
- the LOC11444383 gene encoding anamorsin homolog: MDAAKMYGAVLACTDEAVLPVSQVFDAIRELGNEGVEKLDPLVITSASSLSKFPVESSSVDLVVLIWKSLDFPIDQLTQEVLRVLKAGGTTLIRKSSQSAVGSGDKMIPDLENKLLLAGFSEIQALQSSVIKAKKPSWKIGSSFALKKVVKSSPKVQIDFDSDLIDENSLLSEEDLKKPELPSGDCEIGPTRKACKNCSCGRAEEEEKVLKLGLTAEQINNPQSACGSCGLGDAFRCSTCPYKGLPAFKMGEKVALSGNFLAADI; the protein is encoded by the exons ATG GATGCTGCAAAGATGTACGGTGCTGTGTTGGCATGCACGGATGAAGCAGTTCTTCCTGTTAGTCAAGTGTTTGATGCGATTAGAGAACTTGGGAATGAAGGGGTTGAGAAATTGGATCCTCTTGTCATCACATCTGCATCATCACTCA GCAAGTTTCCAGTGGAATCTTCCTCTGTGGATTTGGTCGTTTTAATCTGGAAGTCTCTTGATTTTCCTATCGACCAACTGACTCAAGAAGTCCTCAGAGTGCTAAAAGCTGGTGGGACAACTCTTATTCGCAAGTCCTCCCAATCTGCTGTGGGTTCAGGTGATAAG ATGATACCTGATCTTGAAAACAAGTTATTATTGGCAGGATTTTCAGAAATACAGGCTTTACAATCTTCTGTG ATCAAAGCTAAAAAGCCTTCATGGAAAATTGGTTCATCTTTTGCACTAAAGAAGGTTGTGAAAAGTTCACCCAAGGtgcaaattgattttgattcagATCTGATTGATGAAAATAGTCTTTTGTCTGAAGAAGATTTGAAGAAACCTGAACTGCCATCTG GGGATTGTGAAATCGGACCTACAAGAAAGGCCTGCAAAAATTGCTCATGTGGAAGGGCAGAAGAAGAGGAGAAAGTGTTGAAGTTAGGATTGACAGCAGAACAGATTAATAATCCTCAATCAGCTTGTGGCAGT TGTGGGTTAGGGGATGCATTTAGGTGCAGTACCTGCCCTTACAAGGGACTGCCTGCCTTCAAAATGGGCGAGAAG gttgCACTGTCCGGTAACTTCCTTGCTGCAGACATATGA